One window of the Paenibacillus beijingensis genome contains the following:
- a CDS encoding zf-HC2 domain-containing protein, which translates to MKCHEVQELFSVYWDAPENDSQRLDVDTHLEHCEICKEEFRLWEESEALIRNLSESEDITGPLDHINREVMERIYAEQTWYMPVYHKTYQFTRSFRRNAAIAVACCMAMFATALLVLVFNNQTASPDTAQMTGLIETANASEGSAFTAAYYADVPVASISDPLVLKVVPTYPQYWIALSILGLIMAMLMLNWLARTRH; encoded by the coding sequence ATGAAATGCCATGAAGTGCAGGAGCTCTTCAGCGTGTACTGGGACGCCCCGGAGAACGATTCCCAGCGATTGGACGTCGATACGCACCTGGAGCACTGTGAAATCTGCAAGGAAGAGTTTCGCTTATGGGAGGAAAGCGAGGCGCTGATCCGCAACCTTTCCGAGAGCGAAGACATAACCGGGCCGCTCGACCATATCAACCGGGAAGTGATGGAGCGGATTTACGCCGAACAGACCTGGTATATGCCGGTTTACCATAAGACGTATCAATTCACGCGCAGCTTCAGGCGCAACGCGGCTATCGCCGTTGCCTGCTGCATGGCCATGTTCGCGACGGCGCTGCTTGTTCTCGTATTTAACAATCAGACGGCTTCCCCGGATACGGCTCAAATGACGGGATTGATCGAAACGGCCAACGCATCCGAAGGGAGCGCGTTTACCGCAGCCTATTACGCGGACGTTCCCGTTGCGAGCATCAGCGATCCGCTTGTGCTTAAAGTGGTGCCGACCTATCCGCAGTATTGGATTGCGCTGTCGATTCTCGGATTGATTATGGCGATGCTGATGCTGAACTGGCTGGCTCGTACGCGCCATTGA
- a CDS encoding prephenate dehydrogenase, producing METTIVICGVGLIGGSLALCLKGQPGLNVIGHSPDASLAEKYVRRGVVDSATTSLREAAEAADFIFLCVPVGVLDDYIRQLSAMDLKAGCIISDVGSTKSSVTDCARAADLKPAVFIGGHPMAGSERSGVEAASQHLFENAFYVLTPEPATPIDALERLSALLRHTGAKIVRVDAGEHDEIVAAISHLPHLIAVALVNQVRKHNETNGLYASLAAGGFRDITRIASSEPVVWRDILLNNRHVLLELIEEWQEEMKRFAQMLRDEDGEGVSEAFRTAGEFRRQLPERRKGMLQSVYECYVDVPDHPGIIGRIATELGSRRINLSNLQIIESREDVPGVLRLSFRTQEDLDQAVTLLEGLNHSVRF from the coding sequence TTGGAAACGACAATCGTTATTTGCGGCGTCGGGCTGATTGGAGGATCGCTCGCGCTGTGTTTAAAAGGTCAACCGGGTTTAAACGTAATCGGACATTCGCCTGATGCTTCGCTTGCGGAAAAGTATGTGCGAAGAGGCGTGGTGGATTCGGCGACGACTTCGCTGCGGGAAGCGGCCGAAGCGGCGGATTTTATTTTTCTATGCGTGCCGGTAGGTGTGCTGGATGACTATATCCGGCAGCTCAGTGCCATGGATTTGAAGGCGGGGTGCATCATTTCCGACGTCGGCAGCACGAAATCGTCCGTAACCGATTGTGCGCGCGCGGCCGACCTGAAGCCTGCGGTATTTATCGGCGGCCATCCGATGGCCGGTTCCGAGCGTTCCGGAGTGGAGGCGGCGTCGCAGCATTTGTTTGAAAATGCGTTTTACGTGCTTACGCCCGAGCCGGCCACGCCGATTGATGCGCTGGAGCGCTTGTCCGCGCTGCTTCGTCACACCGGCGCCAAAATTGTGCGCGTCGATGCCGGAGAGCACGACGAAATCGTGGCGGCGATCAGTCATCTTCCGCATCTGATTGCGGTCGCACTCGTCAATCAGGTGCGGAAGCATAACGAAACGAACGGCCTGTACGCTTCGCTCGCGGCCGGGGGATTCCGCGATATTACGCGCATCGCATCGAGCGAACCTGTCGTATGGCGCGACATTTTGCTGAATAACCGCCATGTCCTGCTGGAGCTTATTGAGGAATGGCAGGAGGAAATGAAGCGGTTCGCGCAAATGCTGCGCGATGAAGACGGCGAAGGCGTAAGCGAAGCGTTCCGGACGGCGGGAGAGTTCCGCAGGCAGCTTCCCGAGCGCCGCAAAGGGATGCTTCAGTCGGTATACGAATGCTACGTGGACGTGCCGGATCATCCCGGCATTATCGGCCGGATCGCAACGGAGCTTGGCAGCCGCAGAATCAACCTCAGCAATTTGCAAATTATCGAAAGCCGCGAGGATGTGCCGGGGGTGCTGAGGCTGTCGTTCCGCACGCAGGAAGACTTGGATCAGGCCGTCACGTTGCTGGAAGGACTTAATCATTCGGTTCGATTTTAA
- the trpB gene encoding tryptophan synthase subunit beta — MTQVPDSNGRYGKFGGRYVPETLMNALMELEEAYRHYSKDPEFQAEVRYLLDKYSGRPTSLYYAERLTKHLGGAKIYLKREDLNHTGAHKINNTIGQGVLAKRMGKKKIIAETGAGQHGVASATVAALLGLECKVFMGEEDTKRQQLNVFRMNLLGAEVVPVLSGTRTLKDACNETLRYWVSNVDDTYYILGSVTGPHPYPMIVRDFQRIIGDETREQMLKEEGRLPDYIVAAVGGGSNAMGIFYPFVGDESVRLIGVEAAGRGVETEEHAATMTKGRHGVFQGSLSYVLQDEAGQVLPAHSISAGLDYPGIGPEHSYLKDSGRAEYVPITDAEALEALQLLSRTEGIIPALESAHAVAQTMKLAPTLSSDKTVVISLSGRGDKDVEAIMGYLGGKAQ; from the coding sequence ATGACCCAGGTACCGGATTCAAACGGACGTTATGGCAAATTCGGCGGGCGTTACGTGCCGGAAACACTGATGAACGCGCTGATGGAGCTGGAAGAAGCGTACCGGCATTATTCTAAAGATCCCGAATTCCAAGCGGAAGTCCGCTATTTGCTTGATAAATATTCGGGACGGCCGACTTCGCTTTATTACGCGGAACGATTGACGAAGCATTTGGGCGGCGCAAAAATTTATTTGAAGCGCGAAGACCTTAACCACACGGGCGCCCATAAAATCAACAATACGATCGGCCAGGGCGTGCTCGCCAAACGGATGGGCAAGAAAAAAATTATTGCCGAGACCGGAGCGGGCCAGCACGGCGTCGCATCGGCGACGGTTGCGGCGCTGCTCGGACTCGAATGCAAGGTGTTTATGGGTGAAGAGGATACGAAGCGGCAGCAGCTGAACGTCTTCCGCATGAATCTGCTCGGCGCCGAAGTGGTGCCGGTGTTGTCCGGAACGCGCACGCTGAAGGACGCGTGTAACGAAACGCTGCGTTACTGGGTCAGCAACGTCGACGACACGTACTATATCCTCGGCTCGGTAACGGGACCGCATCCGTACCCGATGATTGTGCGCGATTTCCAGCGCATTATCGGCGACGAGACGCGCGAGCAGATGCTGAAAGAGGAAGGACGGCTGCCGGATTATATCGTCGCGGCCGTCGGCGGCGGCAGCAACGCGATGGGCATTTTCTACCCGTTCGTAGGCGATGAATCCGTTCGCCTGATCGGCGTGGAAGCGGCCGGGCGCGGCGTCGAAACGGAAGAGCACGCCGCTACGATGACCAAAGGGCGTCACGGCGTATTCCAAGGCTCGCTCAGCTATGTGCTGCAGGATGAGGCAGGCCAGGTGCTGCCGGCGCATTCGATCTCGGCCGGACTGGACTATCCCGGCATCGGACCGGAGCACTCGTATTTGAAAGACTCCGGACGAGCGGAATACGTACCGATTACCGACGCCGAAGCGCTCGAGGCGCTGCAGCTGCTCTCCCGTACGGAAGGCATCATCCCGGCGCTTGAATCGGCCCACGCCGTCGCCCAGACGATGAAGCTGGCACCGACGCTGTCCAGCGACAAGACTGTGGTAATCAGCTTGTCGGGCCGCGGGGACAAGGACGTGGAAGCGATTATGGGCTATCTGGGGGGGAAAGCGCAATGA
- a CDS encoding IDEAL domain-containing protein, whose translation MDKMKLNYETMLGLAAEMILDEAILKYRTEKLYAAIDSALEQGDEDTFRRLSSEWSALKL comes from the coding sequence ATGGATAAAATGAAATTAAATTACGAAACGATGCTGGGCCTTGCTGCCGAAATGATACTGGACGAGGCGATACTGAAGTACAGGACGGAAAAGCTGTATGCAGCAATCGACAGCGCTCTCGAACAGGGGGACGAGGATACGTTTCGTCGTCTGTCATCGGAATGGAGTGCTTTAAAACTTTAA
- a CDS encoding ubiquinol-cytochrome c reductase iron-sulfur subunit gives MTRRQFLTYTLGGAGAFMAMGTVLPMIRFAVDPLLEKKEKGNWIKVVAESEIKTMEPAVFNFKIHQVDGWYVSDPEQSAWIMKDESGNIFALSPVCKHLGCTINWNTEKNNEYVCPCHGARYTVDGKNLVVAPAPLDEYEVDIRNGYVYLGEIVPNRRV, from the coding sequence ATGACGCGGCGGCAGTTTTTAACTTACACGCTTGGAGGTGCAGGCGCTTTCATGGCCATGGGCACTGTGCTTCCGATGATCCGGTTCGCCGTCGATCCTCTATTGGAGAAGAAAGAAAAGGGCAACTGGATTAAGGTAGTGGCGGAATCGGAGATTAAAACGATGGAACCTGCCGTATTCAATTTTAAAATCCATCAGGTCGACGGCTGGTATGTTAGCGATCCTGAGCAATCGGCCTGGATTATGAAAGATGAGAGCGGTAACATATTCGCCCTCTCCCCCGTCTGCAAGCATCTTGGGTGCACCATCAACTGGAATACGGAAAAGAACAATGAATACGTCTGCCCTTGCCATGGAGCGCGCTACACCGTCGACGGCAAAAATTTGGTCGTGGCGCCGGCGCCGCTTGACGAATATGAAGTGGACATCAGAAACGGATACGTATACCTCGGCGAAATTGTTCCCAATAGACGGGTATAA
- a CDS encoding DUF2487 family protein: MKFNDLPRETWFELQPYLDTCLLPVTGLSGNEAPYIVTETLERLRDLLYLLEIPFKGRIVTYPAYHYTGADEASLTEGLDAVCSRLKESGFRYVIALTLLEQVPALMHADLVLGGKHGADEMNAGVRRLWGQP, from the coding sequence TTGAAGTTCAATGACCTGCCCCGGGAGACGTGGTTCGAACTTCAGCCGTATTTGGACACCTGTCTGCTGCCCGTCACAGGACTGTCCGGAAATGAAGCCCCTTACATCGTGACCGAAACGCTGGAGCGGCTTCGCGATTTGCTGTACCTGCTCGAAATTCCTTTTAAAGGAAGAATCGTCACGTATCCGGCATACCATTATACGGGAGCCGATGAAGCTTCGTTAACGGAAGGATTGGATGCCGTCTGCAGCAGGCTCAAGGAAAGCGGTTTTCGTTATGTTATTGCGCTTACGCTGCTGGAACAGGTCCCGGCTTTGATGCATGCGGATTTGGTGCTGGGCGGCAAGCACGGCGCGGACGAAATGAATGCGGGGGTGCGTCGGCTCTGGGGACAACCGTAA
- the trpA gene encoding tryptophan synthase subunit alpha — MNLIDSVFAALKKNGKPALIPFLTMGDPDLKTSVEIIAKLEEAGADMIELGVPYSDPLADGPVIQRASERALKHRITIRDCMQVAEDARAAGVKLPFILFSYYNPVLQMGLETFIALAKEKGISGLIIPDLPIEEDAEMRQLAEAAGIHLIPLVAPTSNERVARIASKARGFVYCVSSLGVTGVRSDFHSGIDEFLQSVRGATDLPIAVGFGISSREQIERFAGQSDGVIVGSAIVRKIEEVLPLLSQPEGKEEGLRQIYDFVHGLRV, encoded by the coding sequence ATGAATTTGATCGACTCGGTTTTTGCAGCTTTAAAGAAGAACGGCAAGCCGGCGCTCATTCCTTTTCTGACGATGGGCGATCCGGATCTTAAGACTTCGGTTGAAATTATTGCGAAGCTGGAGGAAGCGGGAGCGGATATGATTGAGCTTGGCGTTCCTTATTCCGATCCGCTCGCCGACGGACCGGTCATCCAGCGCGCTTCCGAACGGGCGCTGAAGCACCGGATTACGATCCGCGACTGCATGCAGGTGGCCGAGGATGCGCGTGCGGCCGGCGTCAAGCTCCCTTTTATTTTGTTTTCCTACTACAATCCGGTTCTGCAAATGGGTCTTGAAACGTTTATCGCGCTTGCCAAGGAAAAAGGAATCAGCGGCCTCATCATTCCCGATTTGCCGATTGAAGAGGATGCCGAGATGCGCCAGCTGGCGGAAGCGGCGGGCATTCATCTCATTCCGCTCGTGGCGCCGACTTCCAACGAACGGGTTGCCCGGATCGCAAGCAAAGCGCGCGGTTTCGTCTACTGCGTATCTTCGCTCGGCGTAACCGGCGTTCGCTCCGATTTCCACAGCGGCATCGACGAATTCCTGCAATCGGTCCGCGGCGCGACCGATTTGCCGATTGCCGTCGGCTTCGGCATTTCCAGCCGCGAGCAGATCGAGCGTTTCGCGGGGCAGAGCGACGGCGTTATCGTCGGCAGCGCCATCGTGCGCAAAATCGAAGAGGTTCTGCCGCTTCTTAGCCAGCCTGAGGGCAAAGAGGAAGGGCTGCGGCAAATTTACGACTTCGTGCACGGATTAAGAGTTTGA
- the trpD gene encoding anthranilate phosphoribosyltransferase yields MSAKVTIKDVLNKLLEGRDLSRLEAGAVMETIMSGEATPAQIAGVVVALRMKGETKEEITGFAEVMRGFASRVETEREGLLDTCGTGGSGVHKFNISTASAIIAAAAGVRVAKHGNRAMSGKAGSADVLEALGVQITLNAEQAEACLRDIGICFMFAQMHHPSLRHAALPRKELGVRTIFNMLGPLANPAGADRQLLGLYDRSKTETVAEVLRELGLKRAMVVSSLDGLDEISISAPTQVSELSAGQVRTYELTPEELGLAKRDLSEVQGGDASVNAGIIHAIFDGKERGAYRDIVLANAGACIYVGGKAASLQDGVAAAAEMIDSGEAAAKLRQLIQKTGELAHVSR; encoded by the coding sequence ATGAGCGCGAAAGTTACCATTAAGGATGTGCTGAACAAGCTGCTGGAAGGCCGCGACTTGTCCCGCTTGGAAGCGGGCGCGGTTATGGAAACGATTATGAGCGGTGAAGCGACACCGGCCCAAATTGCCGGCGTTGTGGTCGCGCTGCGGATGAAAGGCGAAACGAAAGAAGAAATAACCGGCTTTGCGGAAGTGATGCGGGGATTCGCCAGCCGGGTCGAAACCGAGCGGGAAGGGCTGCTTGACACTTGCGGCACGGGTGGCTCCGGCGTTCACAAGTTCAATATTTCGACCGCATCGGCGATCATCGCCGCGGCGGCCGGCGTACGTGTCGCCAAGCACGGCAACCGCGCCATGTCCGGCAAAGCCGGCAGCGCGGACGTGCTGGAGGCGCTGGGCGTGCAAATTACGCTAAACGCGGAGCAGGCCGAAGCGTGTCTGCGCGATATCGGCATTTGCTTCATGTTCGCGCAGATGCATCACCCGTCGCTGCGCCATGCCGCGCTGCCGCGGAAGGAGCTGGGCGTTCGGACCATATTCAATATGCTCGGGCCGCTGGCCAATCCCGCCGGCGCGGACCGGCAGCTGCTGGGGCTGTACGACCGTTCAAAGACGGAGACGGTGGCGGAAGTGCTGCGGGAGCTGGGGCTGAAGCGGGCGATGGTCGTCAGCAGTTTGGACGGCCTGGATGAAATCAGCATTTCGGCTCCGACGCAAGTATCCGAGCTGTCCGCAGGCCAAGTCCGCACCTACGAGCTGACGCCCGAGGAGCTCGGCCTTGCGAAGCGCGATCTAAGCGAGGTTCAAGGCGGCGACGCGAGCGTCAATGCCGGCATCATTCATGCGATTTTTGACGGCAAAGAACGGGGCGCTTACCGGGATATCGTGCTCGCCAACGCCGGCGCCTGCATTTATGTTGGCGGCAAAGCTGCGAGCTTGCAGGACGGGGTTGCCGCAGCCGCGGAAATGATCGATTCCGGCGAAGCTGCGGCCAAGCTGCGGCAGCTTATTCAAAAGACAGGAGAGTTGGCTCATGTTTCTCGATAA
- the trpC gene encoding indole-3-glycerol phosphate synthase TrpC — protein sequence MFLDKIVATKRAEVAALAERFSLSDYERTVSAMPECRGFTRVLTTGRNRPMGLIAEVKKASPSKGLIRADFHPAALAQTYEQAGADCISVLTDRDYFQGSNDYLTLVRETVKVPLLRKDFVIDYRQIYEARAIGADAVLLIVAILTLEQLRELYKTARSIGLDVLVEVHNEREMETALQIEGIELIGINNRDLHTFVTDLKTTERLIGVVPKGVNVISESAIAGPEDLAYLQSVGAEGVLIGEHFMRQSDVGEAVERLMGPAVRS from the coding sequence ATGTTTCTCGATAAAATCGTTGCGACCAAACGTGCGGAGGTTGCCGCTTTGGCGGAACGCTTCTCGCTATCCGACTATGAACGGACGGTTTCCGCCATGCCGGAGTGCCGCGGCTTTACGCGCGTCTTGACGACGGGGCGCAACCGTCCGATGGGACTGATCGCCGAGGTGAAGAAGGCATCACCTTCCAAAGGGCTGATCCGCGCGGACTTTCATCCGGCGGCACTGGCGCAAACTTACGAGCAGGCCGGCGCCGATTGCATCTCGGTATTGACCGACCGCGACTATTTCCAGGGCTCCAATGACTATTTGACGCTGGTGCGGGAGACGGTGAAGGTGCCGCTGCTGCGCAAAGATTTTGTGATCGACTACCGCCAAATTTACGAAGCGAGAGCGATCGGCGCCGATGCCGTGCTGCTGATCGTGGCGATTTTGACGCTGGAGCAGCTGCGCGAGCTGTACAAGACCGCCCGTTCCATCGGCCTTGATGTGCTGGTTGAGGTGCACAACGAGCGCGAAATGGAGACGGCGCTGCAAATCGAAGGCATTGAGCTGATCGGGATCAACAACCGCGACCTGCATACGTTCGTGACCGACCTGAAAACGACGGAGCGCCTGATCGGCGTTGTTCCAAAGGGCGTTAACGTCATCAGCGAGAGCGCGATCGCCGGACCGGAGGATTTGGCTTATTTGCAATCGGTGGGCGCCGAAGGCGTGCTCATCGGCGAACACTTTATGCGCCAGAGCGATGTCGGCGAAGCCGTTGAACGGCTGATGGGGCCGGCGGTCCGCTCATGA
- a CDS encoding phosphoribosylanthranilate isomerase, with the protein MSGGAKASGGVRVKICGLRDSATIRGMDGLAVDEVGFVFAPSKRRVTPEQAFQLAADVRALRNDKGAAPRTVGVFVNPDPEELARVLLEVPLDVIQLHGGETPEQSREVKRRFGLEVWKAFSAAEGDTERAARAKLAPYAGAVDAVLLDTAGGGTGKTFDWSVIEVYKKAAFEIGAHLYVAGGLHPGNVEELTIRYRPDGVDVSSGVETDGVKDITKIQAFTGKVMRS; encoded by the coding sequence ATGAGTGGAGGGGCGAAGGCGAGCGGAGGCGTTCGCGTCAAAATTTGCGGTCTCCGGGACAGCGCCACGATCCGCGGCATGGACGGACTTGCCGTTGACGAAGTCGGCTTCGTGTTTGCGCCCAGCAAGCGCCGGGTGACACCGGAGCAGGCGTTTCAGCTGGCGGCGGACGTCAGAGCCTTAAGGAACGACAAAGGAGCGGCTCCGCGCACGGTCGGGGTGTTCGTAAATCCCGATCCTGAAGAGCTTGCGCGCGTCTTGTTGGAGGTTCCGCTGGATGTTATCCAACTGCACGGCGGGGAAACGCCGGAGCAGTCGCGGGAAGTAAAGCGGCGCTTCGGCCTTGAAGTATGGAAGGCATTTTCGGCGGCGGAAGGCGATACGGAAAGGGCGGCTCGCGCCAAACTGGCGCCGTACGCCGGCGCCGTAGACGCCGTGCTGCTCGATACGGCCGGGGGCGGCACCGGCAAAACGTTCGACTGGTCCGTTATTGAAGTCTACAAGAAGGCCGCTTTCGAAATCGGCGCTCATCTTTATGTGGCGGGAGGTCTTCATCCCGGCAATGTCGAAGAGTTAACGATACGTTACCGTCCGGACGGCGTCGACGTATCGAGCGGCGTGGAAACCGATGGTGTCAAGGACATAACAAAAATTCAAGCTTTTACAGGAAAGGTGATGCGATCATGA
- a CDS encoding RNA polymerase sigma factor, translating into MTDSQLIREIKDGNIQLYSELMRRYQRKILSFIFHMLKSAKLELLAEDLCSETFYKAYRSIHSFREVDASFSTWLYTIARNTVLSELRKQRSVNVSLEETGYLPVAPPETVPEQLVLQSERMNLVREAINSLPEKQRSALILREYDQLDYQEIAAILGQTVSSVKSLLFRARASVKSQLEPYFGDTQSDEFEGMRTR; encoded by the coding sequence ATGACCGATTCCCAGTTAATTCGAGAAATCAAGGACGGCAATATACAGCTATATTCGGAATTGATGCGGCGATACCAGCGCAAAATCCTGAGTTTTATTTTTCATATGCTGAAGAGTGCCAAATTGGAATTGCTGGCGGAAGATCTTTGTTCGGAAACGTTTTATAAAGCTTACCGCAGCATTCATTCCTTCCGCGAAGTGGACGCTTCGTTCTCCACCTGGCTGTACACCATAGCGCGAAATACCGTTTTGAGCGAACTGCGCAAACAGCGCAGCGTAAACGTATCGCTCGAGGAAACGGGATACTTGCCCGTTGCGCCGCCTGAAACGGTGCCGGAACAATTGGTGCTGCAGTCCGAGAGGATGAACCTGGTTCGCGAAGCGATAAACAGTCTGCCCGAAAAGCAGCGCTCGGCTCTTATACTTCGTGAATATGACCAATTGGATTATCAGGAAATCGCTGCCATTTTGGGACAAACCGTCAGTTCCGTCAAATCGCTGTTATTCCGTGCAAGGGCCAGTGTCAAATCGCAGCTGGAGCCTTACTTCGGAGATACGCAGAGTGATGAATTTGAAGGGATGCGAACGAGATGA
- the qcrB gene encoding menaquinol-cytochrome c reductase cytochrome b subunit encodes MFKNVYNWIDERLDVTPMWRDVADHEVPEHVNPAHHFSAFVYCFGGLTFFITVIQILSGMFLTIYYVPDINHAYASVDYLQHKLAFGSIVRGMHHWGASLVIVMMFLHTLRVFFTGSYKAPREMNWVVGMLIFFIMLGLGFTGYLLPWDNKAYFATKVGIQIAHSVPWIGPYISTFLQGGEIVGAMTLTRFFAIHVFFLPGALLAMLAAHFFMIRKQGISGPL; translated from the coding sequence ATGTTTAAAAACGTATACAACTGGATCGACGAACGTCTTGACGTGACGCCGATGTGGAGAGATGTGGCCGACCATGAGGTTCCGGAGCATGTCAATCCGGCGCATCACTTTTCCGCTTTCGTTTATTGTTTCGGGGGACTGACCTTCTTTATTACCGTCATCCAAATTTTGTCCGGCATGTTTCTGACAATATACTACGTTCCGGATATTAATCACGCTTACGCAAGCGTCGATTATTTGCAGCATAAATTGGCTTTCGGCTCCATCGTGAGAGGAATGCACCACTGGGGAGCGAGCCTCGTCATCGTGATGATGTTTTTACATACCCTCCGCGTCTTTTTTACCGGCTCGTACAAGGCGCCGCGCGAGATGAACTGGGTGGTCGGGATGCTGATCTTTTTCATTATGCTCGGCCTGGGCTTTACCGGATACCTGCTTCCGTGGGATAACAAGGCTTACTTTGCGACCAAGGTCGGCATTCAAATTGCGCATTCCGTGCCTTGGATCGGCCCGTATATAAGCACCTTTCTGCAGGGCGGAGAAATTGTCGGCGCCATGACGTTGACCCGTTTTTTTGCGATCCATGTGTTCTTCCTTCCGGGCGCCCTCCTTGCCATGCTGGCGGCACATTTCTTTATGATCCGCAAGCAGGGCATTTCCGGACCGCTGTAA
- a CDS encoding DoxX family protein: MNTLDWGLLIIRVVIGLLFIGHGAQKLFGWFGGYGLKGTGGWFESIGMKPGTLVAFVAGAGELIGGLLFGAGLLTWVGAVLIIVPMLVAIVKVHGANGLWVTANGYEYNLVLLTVALGVALTGAGQYSLDALWIG, from the coding sequence ATGAATACGTTGGATTGGGGTCTTCTTATTATTCGGGTCGTTATCGGACTATTGTTTATCGGTCACGGAGCGCAGAAGCTGTTTGGCTGGTTCGGCGGATACGGACTGAAAGGAACTGGCGGCTGGTTTGAGTCGATCGGCATGAAGCCGGGAACGCTTGTCGCTTTTGTGGCCGGAGCCGGGGAACTGATCGGAGGTTTGCTGTTCGGAGCCGGTTTGCTCACATGGGTCGGAGCCGTTCTGATCATCGTACCGATGCTGGTCGCGATTGTGAAGGTGCACGGCGCAAACGGCTTATGGGTGACGGCAAACGGCTATGAATACAACCTGGTGCTTCTAACCGTCGCTCTAGGCGTGGCGCTGACAGGCGCAGGCCAATATTCGCTCGACGCTTTGTGGATCGGCTAA
- a CDS encoding histidine phosphatase family protein produces the protein MKIGLIRHGKTEWNALGKIQGQTDIPLNEEGLTQARLLADRLVRENERWDAVVTSDLSRAAETGRIVAEAIGVPLLPGEPLLRERSFGLIEGTTEAERIETWGADWRSSSKAGVESDASVQDRAAAFLAKWRNNMPEANLLVVSHGSYLAQMLALMCEHLDNSYIGNMSFSVLEFKDNRWDPVLHNCTLHLQ, from the coding sequence ATGAAAATCGGATTAATTCGTCATGGCAAAACGGAATGGAACGCCCTCGGCAAAATTCAGGGACAAACGGACATTCCGTTGAATGAAGAAGGACTTACGCAAGCGCGCCTGCTCGCAGACCGTTTGGTCAGAGAAAATGAACGTTGGGACGCGGTAGTAACGAGCGATTTGTCGCGCGCGGCCGAAACGGGCCGAATCGTGGCCGAGGCGATCGGCGTCCCGCTCTTGCCGGGCGAGCCTTTGCTGCGCGAGCGTTCGTTCGGCCTTATCGAAGGCACGACCGAGGCGGAAAGAATCGAGACGTGGGGCGCGGATTGGCGCTCCAGCAGCAAAGCCGGCGTCGAAAGCGACGCTTCCGTACAGGATAGAGCGGCTGCGTTTCTGGCAAAGTGGCGCAATAATATGCCGGAAGCCAATTTGCTCGTTGTCTCGCACGGAAGCTATCTTGCCCAGATGCTGGCTTTGATGTGCGAGCATTTGGACAATTCGTACATAGGCAATATGTCCTTCTCCGTGCTGGAATTCAAGGACAATCGTTGGGATCCGGTACTACATAACTGCACGCTTCATCTTCAATAA